The following proteins come from a genomic window of Chelmon rostratus isolate fCheRos1 chromosome 23, fCheRos1.pri, whole genome shotgun sequence:
- the gigyf1a gene encoding GRB10-interacting GYF protein 1 isoform X5: MTAETLNFGPEWLRALSSGGSVTSPPPSPAMPKYKLAEYRYGREEMLALYIKDNKVPEDMQDKEFAAILQDEPMQPLALVPLTEEEQRNFSMSVNSVAVLRLMGKGVGGAVPAGVVRGRGATRGGRGRGRGEGGFYQRSIEDAEVGFGRSVREIHRSQSWDDRGERRFEKPLRREVGRPGFEESAGPGGPGRKEYTRADSDNWRTLREEQDEDEGEPGSNWRLTGPRRDDGGPRSAGWRDHAGPGESRRRKFDFDFRDSEGHSGGRRRAGSDGLEDDRDGLPEWCTDEEDGEMGTFDSSGAFMPIKKGGKETILEEELEFKGIEEEEEEEGLADTERNSVEGDKDKESKESGSAVGDGETKPASPSSSPPVHCTPSFPEPRPSNAGPVADNLQLNNSHPVKASSTPSEDMAPVGGSKAQLSPSSVASSSLPPPPSSTAVPPLPPSGGDAEDDEGMKHLQQEAEKMVASLQDTSLEEECFTQALQQQESRNTAAALPLSHEAAMKWFYKDPQGEIQGPFTTVEMCEWFQAGYFTMTLLVKRGCDEGFQPLGDVIKMWGRVPFAPGPSPPPLLGNLDQERLKKQQELAAAAALYQQLQQQQLFQLINRCSEQGMMPSMNRSMSVPDTGSMWDMHTSASQPSGGEASLWDITMNPSTQGPTLEQLQKLQQERRDAELRAKREEEEQRKRREEKRRQQEEQKRREEEELFRRKQCRQQQELIMKLLQQAPQQQGPGAGGSGWSGAPSSGLAKAGKPPALALLEMQQEAERLLKQQQQQRAQQQRDRHSGMSMGSSSMGGQWVDGVGMWGGPGGMEGKGGSGGSSGSMGMWDEAVKNQSGLRGNSNNNMGLKNSRSSPSLSDQYMMRRKRTEEEEKLLKLLQGMKPQDGFTTWCEQMLHALNTSANNSSSSLDVATIVAYLKEVESPYAVLDFIRSYLGDTVEAKEFAKQFLERRAKQKANQQRQQQQQQDSMRGMNPNTLQSMFQANHMGKAGLYDNQGGKMKKKQPMMLHSDPSILGYSFHNAGECLSLNEMEMVEDY, from the exons ATGACTGCTGAGACTCTCAACTTCGGCCCAGAATG GCTCCGTGCACTGTCCAGTGGGGGGAGTGTGACatccccccctccttcccccgcCATGCCAAAGTACAAGCTGGCCGAGTACCGCTACGGCCGAGAGGAGATGTTAGCACTTTATATCAAAGACAACAAG GTCCCAGAGGACATGCAGGATAAGGAGTTTGCTGCTATTCTGCAAGATGAGCCCATGCAGCCACTGGCACTGGTGCCTCTCACCGAGGAGGAGCAG AGGAACTTCTCCATGTCTGTGAACAGTGTGGCGgtgctgaggctcatgggaaaaGGGGTGGGTGGGGCCGTCCCAGCTGGAGTGGTCCGAGGACGCGGGGCCACACGAGGCGGTCGAG GACGAGGTCGTGGTGAAGGTGGATTCTACCAAAGAAGTATTGAAGATGCGGAAGTGGGTTTTGGCCGCAGTGTGCGAGAGATACACCGCAGCCAGAGCTGGGATGACCG GGGTGAGCGTCGTTTTGAGAAACCGCTGCGGCGGGAGGTGGGGCGTCCTGGCTTTGAAGAGTCTGCAGGTCCCGGGGGTCCAGGGAGGAAGGAGTACACAAGGGCTGACAGCGATAACTGGCGCACCCTTCGGGAGGAACAGGACGAGGACGAGGGGGAGCCAGGCAGCAACTGGAGACTCACTGGACCCCGCAGGGATG ATGGTGGTCCTCGCTCAGCAGGCTGGCGAGACCATGCCGGTCCAGGCGAAAGTCGTCGGAGGAAGTTTGATTTCGACTTCCGGGACTCTGAGGGTCACAGTGGTGGCCGCCGACGTGCAGGCAGTGACGGACTAGAGGACGACAGGGACGGCCTGCCCGAGTGGTGTACGGACGAGGAGGACGGGGAGATGGGCACTTTCGACTCCTCTGGAGCTTTCATGCCCATTaag AAGGGTGGCAAGGAGACAATCctggaggaggagttggagTTTAAGGGGatagaagaagaggaagaagaggagggccTTGCTGATACTGAGAGGAACAGTGTtgaaggagacaaagacaagg AGAGTAAGGAAAGTGGCTCTGCTGTAGGGGATGGTGAGACAAAGCCAGcatcaccctcctcctctcctccagtccACTGCACCCCTTCGTTCCCGGAGCCTCGACCCAGCAACGCTGGCCCAGTGGCAGACAACCTTCAGCTGAACAACAGCCACCCTGTCAAGGCCAGCAGCACACCCAGCGAAG aCATGGCTCCGGTAGGGGGCTCCAAGGCCCAGCTGAGCCCCAGCTCTGTCGCCTCCTCCAgtctgcctccccctccctcttccaCTGCcgttcctcccctccctccatctggtGGAGACGCAGAGGATGATGAGGGCATGaagcacctgcagcag GAGGCAGAGAAGATGGTGGCATCACTGCAGGACACTTCTTTGGAAGAGGAGTGTTTCACccaggctctgcagcagcaggagagcaggaacacagcagctgctctgccaCTGTCACATGAGGCAGCCATGAAGTGGTTCTACAAGGACCCACAGGGAGAGATCCAGG GCCCATTCACCACAGTGGAGATGTGCGAGTGGTTCCAAGCTGGCTACTTCACCATGACCCTGCTGGTGAAGCGGGGCTGCGATGAGGGCTTCCAGCCTCTGGGGGACGTCATCAAGATGTGGGGCCGTGTGCCCTTCGCCCCAGGGCCCTCCCCGCCGCCCCTGCTG GGAAACCTGGACCAGGAGCGCCTGAAAAAGCAACAGgagctggcagcagcagcagctctttatcagcagctccaacagcagcagctattCCAGCTCATTAACAG GTGCAGTGAGCAGGGTATGATGCCTTCGATGAACAGGTCGATGTCAGTGCCAGATACAGGGTCCATGTGGGACATGCATACCTCAGCTTCACAGCCGTCAG GCGGTGAAGCCAGTCTTTGGGACATAACAATGAATCCTTCTACTCAGGGTCCAACTCTCGAACAGCTTCAAAAG ctCCAGCAGGAGAGGCGAGACGCTGAACTCAGGGCGAAgcgtgaggaggaggagcagcgtaagaggagggaggagaagaggaggcaacaggaggaacagaagaggagggaggaggaggagctcttCAGACGCAAGCAG TGTCGTCAGCAGCAGGAACTGATCATGAAGTTACTGCAGCAGGCCCCCCAGCAGCAAGGTCCTGGAGCAGGTGGTTCAGGCTGGAGTGGGGCTCCCTCCTCTGGGCTCGCCAAGGCAGGAAAGCCCCCGGCTCTGGCTCTGCTGGAAATGCAGCAGGAGGCGGAGAGGctcctgaagcagcagcagcaacagagagcccagcagcagagagaccgC CATTCCGGCATGTCGATGGGGAGCTCCTCCATGGGAGGGCAGTGGGTGGATGGTGTTGGTATGTGGGGCGGGCCTGGAGGAATGGAGGGTAAGGGTGGCAGTGGAGGCTCTTCAGGCAGCATGGGCATGTGGGACGAGGCTGTGAAGAACCAATCTGGCCTCCGtggcaacagcaacaacaacatggGCTTGAAGAACAGCCGCAGCAGTCCTTCACTCAG tgatCAGTACATGATGCGTCGTAAGCgtacggaggaggaggagaaactgctgaagctgctgcaagGCATGAAGCCTCAGGACGGCTTCACCACCTGGTGTGAACAGATGCTGCACGCTCTCAACACCTCTGCCaacaactcctcctcctctctggatG TTGCCACAATTGTGGCATACCTGAAGGAGGTGGAGTCTCCCTATGCAGTGCTGGACTTCATCCGGTCCTACCTAGGGGACACAGTGGAAGCCAAAGAGTTCGCCAAACAGTTTCTGGAGCGACGTGCCAAACAGAAAGCCAAccaacagagacagcagcagcagcagcag GACTCAATGCGAGGTATGAATCCAAACACCCTGCAGTCCATGTTTCAAGCCAACCACATGGGCAAGGCTGGTCTCTATGACAACCAGGGgggaaagatgaagaagaaacagcCCATGATGCTGCACTCTGACCCCAGCATCCTAG ggtACTCATTCCACAATGCGGGCGAGTGTCTGAGCCTGAATGAGATGGAGATGGTGGAGGATTACTGA
- the gigyf1a gene encoding GRB10-interacting GYF protein 1 isoform X4: protein MTAETLNFGPEWLRALSSGGSVTSPPPSPAMPKYKLAEYRYGREEMLALYIKDNKVPEDMQDKEFAAILQDEPMQPLALVPLTEEEQRNFSMSVNSVAVLRLMGKGVGGAVPAGVVRGRGATRGGRGRGRGEGGFYQRSIEDAEVGFGRSVREIHRSQSWDDRGERRFEKPLRREVGRPGFEESAGPGGPGRKEYTRADSDNWRTLREEQDEDEGEPGSNWRLTGPRRDDGGPRSAGWRDHAGPGESRRRKFDFDFRDSEGHSGGRRRAGSDGLEDDRDGLPEWCTDEEDGEMGTFDSSGAFMPIKKGGKETILEEELEFKGIEEEEEEEGLADTERNSVEGDKDKESKESGSAVGDGETKPASPSSSPPVHCTPSFPEPRPSNAGPVADNLQLNNSHPVKASSTPSEDMAPVGGSKAQLSPSSVASSSLPPPPSSTAVPPLPPSGGDAEDDEGMKHLQQEAEKMVASLQDTSLEEECFTQALQQQESRNTAAALPLSHEAAMKWFYKDPQGEIQGPFTTVEMCEWFQAGYFTMTLLVKRGCDEGFQPLGDVIKMWGRVPFAPGPSPPPLLGNLDQERLKKQQELAAAAALYQQLQQQQLFQLINRCSEQGMMPSMNRSMSVPDTGSMWDMHTSASQPSGGEASLWDITMNPSTQGPTLEQLQKLQQERRDAELRAKREEEEQRKRREEKRRQQEEQKRREEEELFRRKQCRQQQELIMKLLQQAPQQQGPGAGGSGWSGAPSSGLAKAGKPPALALLEMQQEAERLLKQQQQQRAQQQRDRHSGMSMGSSSMGGQWVDGVGMWGGPGGMEGKGGSGGSSGSMGMWDEAVKNQSGLRGNSNNNMGLKNSRSSPSLSDQYMMRRKRTEEEEKLLKLLQGMKPQDGFTTWCEQMLHALNTSANNSSSSLDVATIVAYLKEVESPYAVLDFIRSYLGDTVEAKEFAKQFLERRAKQKANQQRQQQQQQLSKDVAGLNMNFPLQDSMRGMNPNTLQSMFQANHMGKAGLYDNQGGKMKKKQPMMLHSDPSILGYSFHNAGECLSLNEMEMVEDY, encoded by the exons ATGACTGCTGAGACTCTCAACTTCGGCCCAGAATG GCTCCGTGCACTGTCCAGTGGGGGGAGTGTGACatccccccctccttcccccgcCATGCCAAAGTACAAGCTGGCCGAGTACCGCTACGGCCGAGAGGAGATGTTAGCACTTTATATCAAAGACAACAAG GTCCCAGAGGACATGCAGGATAAGGAGTTTGCTGCTATTCTGCAAGATGAGCCCATGCAGCCACTGGCACTGGTGCCTCTCACCGAGGAGGAGCAG AGGAACTTCTCCATGTCTGTGAACAGTGTGGCGgtgctgaggctcatgggaaaaGGGGTGGGTGGGGCCGTCCCAGCTGGAGTGGTCCGAGGACGCGGGGCCACACGAGGCGGTCGAG GACGAGGTCGTGGTGAAGGTGGATTCTACCAAAGAAGTATTGAAGATGCGGAAGTGGGTTTTGGCCGCAGTGTGCGAGAGATACACCGCAGCCAGAGCTGGGATGACCG GGGTGAGCGTCGTTTTGAGAAACCGCTGCGGCGGGAGGTGGGGCGTCCTGGCTTTGAAGAGTCTGCAGGTCCCGGGGGTCCAGGGAGGAAGGAGTACACAAGGGCTGACAGCGATAACTGGCGCACCCTTCGGGAGGAACAGGACGAGGACGAGGGGGAGCCAGGCAGCAACTGGAGACTCACTGGACCCCGCAGGGATG ATGGTGGTCCTCGCTCAGCAGGCTGGCGAGACCATGCCGGTCCAGGCGAAAGTCGTCGGAGGAAGTTTGATTTCGACTTCCGGGACTCTGAGGGTCACAGTGGTGGCCGCCGACGTGCAGGCAGTGACGGACTAGAGGACGACAGGGACGGCCTGCCCGAGTGGTGTACGGACGAGGAGGACGGGGAGATGGGCACTTTCGACTCCTCTGGAGCTTTCATGCCCATTaag AAGGGTGGCAAGGAGACAATCctggaggaggagttggagTTTAAGGGGatagaagaagaggaagaagaggagggccTTGCTGATACTGAGAGGAACAGTGTtgaaggagacaaagacaagg AGAGTAAGGAAAGTGGCTCTGCTGTAGGGGATGGTGAGACAAAGCCAGcatcaccctcctcctctcctccagtccACTGCACCCCTTCGTTCCCGGAGCCTCGACCCAGCAACGCTGGCCCAGTGGCAGACAACCTTCAGCTGAACAACAGCCACCCTGTCAAGGCCAGCAGCACACCCAGCGAAG aCATGGCTCCGGTAGGGGGCTCCAAGGCCCAGCTGAGCCCCAGCTCTGTCGCCTCCTCCAgtctgcctccccctccctcttccaCTGCcgttcctcccctccctccatctggtGGAGACGCAGAGGATGATGAGGGCATGaagcacctgcagcag GAGGCAGAGAAGATGGTGGCATCACTGCAGGACACTTCTTTGGAAGAGGAGTGTTTCACccaggctctgcagcagcaggagagcaggaacacagcagctgctctgccaCTGTCACATGAGGCAGCCATGAAGTGGTTCTACAAGGACCCACAGGGAGAGATCCAGG GCCCATTCACCACAGTGGAGATGTGCGAGTGGTTCCAAGCTGGCTACTTCACCATGACCCTGCTGGTGAAGCGGGGCTGCGATGAGGGCTTCCAGCCTCTGGGGGACGTCATCAAGATGTGGGGCCGTGTGCCCTTCGCCCCAGGGCCCTCCCCGCCGCCCCTGCTG GGAAACCTGGACCAGGAGCGCCTGAAAAAGCAACAGgagctggcagcagcagcagctctttatcagcagctccaacagcagcagctattCCAGCTCATTAACAG GTGCAGTGAGCAGGGTATGATGCCTTCGATGAACAGGTCGATGTCAGTGCCAGATACAGGGTCCATGTGGGACATGCATACCTCAGCTTCACAGCCGTCAG GCGGTGAAGCCAGTCTTTGGGACATAACAATGAATCCTTCTACTCAGGGTCCAACTCTCGAACAGCTTCAAAAG ctCCAGCAGGAGAGGCGAGACGCTGAACTCAGGGCGAAgcgtgaggaggaggagcagcgtaagaggagggaggagaagaggaggcaacaggaggaacagaagaggagggaggaggaggagctcttCAGACGCAAGCAG TGTCGTCAGCAGCAGGAACTGATCATGAAGTTACTGCAGCAGGCCCCCCAGCAGCAAGGTCCTGGAGCAGGTGGTTCAGGCTGGAGTGGGGCTCCCTCCTCTGGGCTCGCCAAGGCAGGAAAGCCCCCGGCTCTGGCTCTGCTGGAAATGCAGCAGGAGGCGGAGAGGctcctgaagcagcagcagcaacagagagcccagcagcagagagaccgC CATTCCGGCATGTCGATGGGGAGCTCCTCCATGGGAGGGCAGTGGGTGGATGGTGTTGGTATGTGGGGCGGGCCTGGAGGAATGGAGGGTAAGGGTGGCAGTGGAGGCTCTTCAGGCAGCATGGGCATGTGGGACGAGGCTGTGAAGAACCAATCTGGCCTCCGtggcaacagcaacaacaacatggGCTTGAAGAACAGCCGCAGCAGTCCTTCACTCAG tgatCAGTACATGATGCGTCGTAAGCgtacggaggaggaggagaaactgctgaagctgctgcaagGCATGAAGCCTCAGGACGGCTTCACCACCTGGTGTGAACAGATGCTGCACGCTCTCAACACCTCTGCCaacaactcctcctcctctctggatG TTGCCACAATTGTGGCATACCTGAAGGAGGTGGAGTCTCCCTATGCAGTGCTGGACTTCATCCGGTCCTACCTAGGGGACACAGTGGAAGCCAAAGAGTTCGCCAAACAGTTTCTGGAGCGACGTGCCAAACAGAAAGCCAAccaacagagacagcagcagcagcagcag TTATCAAAGGATGTGGCTGGATTGAACATGAACTTCCCTCTGCAG GACTCAATGCGAGGTATGAATCCAAACACCCTGCAGTCCATGTTTCAAGCCAACCACATGGGCAAGGCTGGTCTCTATGACAACCAGGGgggaaagatgaagaagaaacagcCCATGATGCTGCACTCTGACCCCAGCATCCTAG ggtACTCATTCCACAATGCGGGCGAGTGTCTGAGCCTGAATGAGATGGAGATGGTGGAGGATTACTGA